A segment of the Alistipes communis genome:
AGCCCAGATCGTGCGCGCGGTCCGTGAAATCCATGGCCATGTAACCGAAGCCGACGAACGGAACGGCGTAGTAGGCGCGGTCTGCACGGTAGCCGCCCGCCCAGTTCGAGAAGTTGATCATCAGGTCGGTGTGCACGAACATATAGGGCGTGCGCTGCGTATTGCCGCCTAACTGCGAGATGTTACGGAAACGACCGCCGGCCAATTGCAGACGGGCACCGAATACAGGGTGGAACCACTTCGTGGCGGCGACGTTCACTTCGAAGCCGAGGCGGTCGCCGAAGCTGCCGGGCATGTCCTTGAAGACGAGGTTCGAGGTGCTCATCATCGACAGACCGCCGCCGAACGAGAGCTCCCAGTTATCCCAAAAACCGTTCGAAACGAACCCTCTGACGCTGGGGTACTTCGAAACCGACTGAACATCTTGAACTTCCATGACAACGACCTCTTCGCTGGTCTGGGCGTAACTGCCAGCAGCGAACAGTGCGGATACACACAAAAGGAATAATTTTTTCATAGTAATGAATATTTAAGTTAAACTCGATTCTCTCAAAGTTCGTGCAAATCGTGTGTGTGTTGTCTACGAAGTCACAGACTTTCTTGTACATTCATATTCTATGCAAAAATAGGTATTTTTATTTAAAAAAAGAATTTATTGCATTTTTTTGATCTGATAATAAGCGACAAAACGGAAGATATGGGGCGGAAGCGGAACTATCGGATAGCGTATCGGTCTTTTTGATCGGAATTCGTCCGTGCTTCGGATTCTTGCGGGAGAGTCCCCGTTCCGACCGGCGGTCGGGCCGGCGGAACCCTTCTGCCGGAATCGGGCCGGCGGGCGGAGGAGTTCGGCGGCAAGGTGGTGCGGGCCTTGCCGTCTGCGGGCTTCCGTCCGGTCGTCGCGGGCGCGGAAAGGAGCGGAAAACGGATTCCCCCGTCCGGGCCGTATCGGCTCAGGCGGGGGAATCCGTTTCGTTCCGGCGCGGGGAATCAACCGCACTTCGAATAGCCGCACGAGACGCACGTGAGACAGCCGTTCTGGTAGACGAGCGTCTCCTGTCCGCAGCTCGGGCACTTCTCCTTGGATTTGGTGCCGTCGACGATATACTGTTTCAGCGCTCGCTCCACGCCGTTCTTCCACGTGTTGATCGTCTCGCTGTTAAGATGCAGCGACTCGATGAGCGATACCACGTTGTCGATGGGCATACCGTGCCGCAGCACGCCGGAGATGAGCTTGGCGTAGTTCCAGAACTCCTCGTCGAACAGACGCGAAATGCCTCCCACGGTATTCGTGTAGCCGTAGCGGTCGGTGTATTGGAAATCGTAGCGCTTCTTGCCGTCGGCCTCGCGCACCTTGATGATGTTGCCTTTGGTGATCTTGCGCGGGATGTAGAGGGCGTCCTCTTCGAGTTTACCGGTGAAGATCTCGTAGGGACGGCCGTCCATCAGGCCCACGAAGGCGATCCACTCCTCCTGTCCGTTCTTGAACCGCACGATGTCCGCAGGCAGTGACTTCGGACGTTTGAGCGATCCGTCGGCAGCGCCTTTGTCGCCCCCTTTCTTCTTCTGTTTCTTGTCCAGCAGCACGCCTTCGCGGCAGCCGTCGCGGTAGACCGTGACGCCCTTGCAGCCGCATTCCCAGGCCGTGCGGTAGACGTCGGCCACCAACTCCTCGCTCACCTCGTTGGGAAGGTTGACCGTCACCGAGATCGAGTGGTCGACCCACTTCTGGATCGCGCCCTGCATCTTGACCTTGGCCACCCAGTCGATGTCGTTGGCCGTCGCCTTGTGGTAGGGCGACGCGGCGACGAGTTTCTCCAGCTCGGCGTCGGAGATCGTAGCGAGCGTCGAGGTATCGTGGCCGTTCACGCGCGCCCATTCCACGAAGTTGTGGTGGAAGACGTAGAACTCTTCGAACCGCTCGCCCGTGTCGTCCACGAAGGCGACCTTGACGTTGTGATCCGACGGGTTGATCTTGCGGCGGCGTTTGTAGACGGGACGGAAGACCGGTTCGATGCCCGACGTCGTCTGGCTCATGAGCGACGTGGTACCCGTGGGGGCGATCGTCAGCATGGCGATGTTGCGGCGTCCCGACTTGACCATCCGCTCGTAGAGCGCCGGATCGGCCTCGCGGATGCGGGCGATCATCGGGTTGTCGAGCTCGCGCGCGGCGTCGTAGAGCGGGAAGGCCCCGCGTTCTTCGGCCATCTCGACCGATGCGCCGTAGGCAGCCAGGGCCAGGGTTTTGTGCACCTCGACGGCGAATGCGACCGCTTTGTCCGAACCGTAGCGCATCCCCAGCGCGGCGATCATGTCGCCTTCGGCGGTGATGCCCAGGCCGGTGCGGCGGCCTTTGAGTGCCATTTCGCGCACTTTTTTCCAGAGGTTGCTCTCCACGTAGCGGATATCGGCCTCTTCGGGGTCGGCGTCGATCTTGGCGATGATCTGCTCGACCTTTTCCAGTTCCAGGTCGATGATGTCGTCCATCATGCGCATGGCCTTGCCCACGTGGTCGCGGAATTTTGAGAAATCGAACGACGCCTCCGCGGTGAAGGGTTTGTCGACGTAGCTGTAAAGATTCAGCGCCAGCAGACGGCACGAGTCGTAGGGGCAGAGCGGAATTTCGCCGCACGGATTGGTCGAGACGGTGTTGAACCCTTCGTCGGCATAGCAGTCGGGGATGCTTTCGCGCAGGATCGTATCCCAGAACAGTACGCCCGGTTCGGCCGATTTCCATGCGTTGTGGATGATCTTCTTCCACAGCGCTCGGGCGTCTATATCCTGCTCGTACATCGGTTTCTCGGCGTCGATGGGGAACTGCTGGTGGTAGGGTTTGCCGGCGATGGCCGCGCGCATGAACTCGTCGTCGATCTTGACCGAGACGTTGGCGCCCGTCACCTTCGACGTGTCCACCTTGGCGTCGATGAAGCGCTCGGCGTCGGGGTGCTTGATCGAGATGGTCAGCATCAGCGCACCGCGGCGGCCGTCCTGCGCCACCTCGCGCGTCGAGTTGGAGTAACGCTCCATGAAGGGGACGATACCCGTCGACGTGAGCGCCGAGTTGAGCACGGGACTGCCCGTGGGGCGCAGGTGCGAGAGATCGTGTCCCACGCCGCCGCGCCGTTTCATGATCTGCACCTGCTCCTCGTCCATGCGGATGATGCCGCCGTAGGAGTCGGCGGGCTTCTTGTGGCCGATGACGAAGCAGTTCGACAGCGAAGCGATTTGCAGATTGTTGCCGATACCGGTCATCGGGCCGCCCTGCGGGATGACGTAGCGGAAGTGGTCGAGCAGCGCGAAGATCTCGTCGCGCGACAGAGGGTTGGGATAGTTCTTCTCGATGCGTTCGATCTCGGCGGCGATACGGTGGTGCATATCTTCGGGCGAGCTTTCGTAAATATGGCCGAACGAATCTTTGAGGGCGTATTTCGAAACCCATACCGTCGCCGCCAGTTCGTCGCCGCCGAAGTACTCCTTCGATCGTGCCACGGCATCGTTATAGGTTACCTCTTTGAGCCCTTTCGGGGTGGTTTTTGCTGACATACCTTATATTATTGTTATTTTTTCGGACTCCGGTCCGGTGCAGGGAAGACGCACCTTTACAAAGGTCTTCTTTTTTTCTGAAAAAAAGTGCCTCGCTTCGGCGAAACTTATCCACAAATTATCTACAAAAAACGAAAATGTGCGCGGGAGGCTTTTCCGCCGCATGTCGCCGGTTGGCGAGTTGCCGGATGGATCAGTTAATCTTTTGATTTTTAGTGTTCTGATCCTCTTCTGCGGCCTGGAATACCGCACGGACGCCGATGCTGTCGCTCAGTATGAGCATCTTGGCGTCCAGCTCGTAGCGCACGGCGCTGCGCAGCATGGCGAAGAAGGCCCGTTCGCGCTGCGCTTCGGGGCAGGTCATCCGTGTCGAGGCGATCGGGCCGACGCGCAGATGTCCGCCCGCCTCCGTGTCGCACGAGGCCGAGTAGCGGTTGCAGCCGCCTCGTCCGCTCAATCGTTTGGCGTCTTCGAAGCGGAGCGAGAAGCGTCCGTCGGAATTGGCGACCTCCTCGCCGTCGAGCTGGATGAGCAGCCAGCGAGTACCGACGAGCGGCGCGCCGTAGAGTTTCTGGTATTTGCGGCAGGGGCAGCAGGCCGAAGCTGCGGCCAGCAGCAGGAGCAGACAAAGCGGACGGAAGCGGTTGCGGGTTTGCATACGGGACAACGGATGAGTTTTTTGTTTTCGGTCGACAAATATACGCAATTAATCTGTTATCTTTGCATACGGGCGCCTTCCGTTTTCGGCCTGCGGCGGCGGAAAGCCGTTTCGCACAGCCGCCGGACGCGGAAAACGCTTGTTGAAGCCCCTCCCCTCGGCGAATCGATCCCCTCGGCGGGTTCCGATTCCGGCGGATGCGGTCCGGAGGGCCGAGGTCTCGTTTGCGCACGGAAGTTGTTCGTTGTATGTAATTTTGAACCGAATCGATATGCAGAAAAAAGTCATTGCTTCGCCGCTGGCCCCCAAGGCCGTCGGCCCCTATTCGCAGGCGATTGCCGCGGGTACCACATTGTATGTATCGGGACAGTTGCCCATCGACGCCGCGACGGGCCTGATGGCCGAGGGCATCGAGGCGCAGACGCAGCGGGCGCTCGAGAACATTTCGGCCATTCTCGCCGAGGCGGGGTATGCGCTGTCGGATGTGGTGAAGACCACCGTCCTGTTGCAGGACATCGGGGATTTCGCCGCGATGAACGGCGTTTACGCCACCTATTTCACCGGCGCGCTGCCGGCGCGCGTCTGTTACGAGGTGGCGCGTCTGCCGATGGGTGCGCGCGTCGAGATCGACGCCGTGGCGGTCAAGGCTTGACGAGTCGGGGCTGTCCGGGCGGGGAGACTCCGCTTTGCGGCCCCTCGTTCGACGGCGCCGCACGGGGGGATGTATCGTCTGCCGGCGGCGTGCGGGACGGTTCATCTTCGGTTTGGAGGGGTTGCCTGTTCCGATTCCGAAGAGAGATTCGTCGATTCGTTTCGGGAGTTATTCCGGTTTGAGCGTCCGGTTTTGCGGTTTCTCGCTTTTTTCTTAACTTTACCGCAAAAGGTAATTCCATTTACGAAACCAATCTGAATCGAAAAGATGAAACCTGTCCGAAAATCATTGGTGGGCCTGTCGCTGCTGGCCCCTGCCGCTGTCTTGGCGAAAGACGACAAACCCAACATCGTCTTTTTTCTCGTGGACGATATGGGCTGGGTGGACAGCTCGGTCGCTTACGGCGAGGAGGTCTATCCGAACAATCTGCGGTTCCATACGCCCAACATGGATCGGCTGGCTCGCGAGGGCGTTATCCTGACCAGCGCCTATGCCTGTCCGGTCTCGACGCCGACGCGCACCAGCCTGCTCACGGGCATGAACGCCGCCCATACGGGCATCACCAACTGGACGTCGACGATGCGCGACACGCCCAGCGACGCTACGGGCGGCGCCGTAGCGATGGAGACGGGACAGATCGAGGAGAATACGGGGGACAGACTGATCCGTCCGGAATGGAACATCAACGGCATGAGTCCCGCTCCGGGCGTGGCGCATACGCAGTACGCCACACCGCTGCCGCAGCTGCTCAAGGATGCGGGCTATTTCACCATTCACGTGGGCAAGGCGCACTGGGCGTCGGCCGGTACGCCGGGAGCCAGTCCCTACAACATGGGCTTCGTCGTCAACGTTTCGGGCAACGTGGCCGGAATGCCGCGCAGTTACCAGAGCGAGGAGAATTACGGCAATACGCCCGAAAAGTGGAACATGCTGGCCGTGCAGAACATGACCGAGTATTACGGTACGGGCGTGCACCTGACCGAAGCGCTCACGCGCGAGGCGCTCAAAACGCTCGAATATCCCATCCGGCACGGCGAGCCCTTCTTCCTCTATATGGCGCACTATGCCACCCATACGCCGATCCAGCCCGACAAACGCTTCATACAGAAGTATCTCGATGCGGGCATGGACAAGGGGCAGGCGCGTTATGCCTCGATGGTCGAAGGTGTGGACAAGAGCCTCGGCGACCTGCTCGACTATCTGAAAGAGATGGGGGTCGAGAAGAATACGGTCGTCGTCTTCATGACCGACAACGGCGGCAACAGCGAAAACAAGCAGAAGGGCGGCGTGCTGCACACGCAGAACAAACCGCTGCGCGAAGGCAAGGGGTCGTGCTACGAGGGAGGCGTCCGCGTGCCGCTCATGTTCCGCTGGCCGGGCCGCGTCGCACCGAACACGCGCGTGAATACGCCCGTGATCGTCGAAGACCTCTTCCCGACGCTCCTCGAAGTGGCCGGCGTGCGCAATCCGCGCGTCGTGCAGGCGGTGGACGGCGAGAGTCTGGTGAAACTGGTCACGAAGGGTTCCGAGATCGCGGCGAAGGCTGCGGCCCGGGGCGAGATCGCATCGCAGGCGGAGGCCAACCGGCTGGTGATCCCCGCCGAGGTGTCGGGCCTCGATCCCGAACGGGTGCTGGTGCTGCACTATCCCCACAAGTGGAAGCCCTACGATCTGGCGGACATCGACTACCTGAGCGCCGTGCGCAAGGGGGACTGGAAACTCGTCTACCGGATGCAGACCGGCGAACTGGAACTTTACGACCTGTCGACCGATCTGGGCGAGCAGCGCAACCTCGCTGCCGAACATCCCGAAAAGGTGAAGGAGCTGGCTGCCGAGCTCGGCAGCAGGCTGCGCGGCTGGAAGGCGCCGATGCCCACGGTGCGCCGCACGGGCAAGCCCGTCGCAATGCCCGATGAATTGACGAATTAGCGCACGGCGAGGCGGCGGAATCGCCGCCGGCCGTGGGGCTGGAAGGAGGCTGCCGGTTGTCGGCGGCCTCCTTTTTCTGTCAAAAAAATAGGGGAATCGGCTGCGTGTTTCGAAAAAATCGTTATCTTTGCTCTGCAACGGTTCTCCGAAGCCCGCCGCAAGGCGCCGACCGAGGGGATCAAATGGGAATCGGGTGTGAATCCCGAACAGTTCCCGCTGCTGTATGTTCCTGCTTCCCTCTTCGGGGGAGCGAACGTGTGCGACACTCTCTTGCCACTGACTTCCGGGTCGGGAAGGCGTCGCAGACGGAACGAGTCAGAAGACCTGCCGTTGCGATTGAACTTTGTTCTTCCATTTCTCGCCTCGGCAATTCGAGTAAACTCGGTTGCGCTCGGCTTGACGAAATGGTTGAATTTTTCTTCCATTTCTCGCCTCGGCAATTCGAGCAAACTCGATTGCGCTCGGCTTGACGAAATGGTTGGGAATTTGCGCCTGCGGGTAACGGGCGAAAGTCGCAAACGACTTCTCGGCAGCAACAGAATCGAACGGGAAGCGTCTCCGGCGAATGTACGGGGCGGGACGAAGAGACTTTCGACGATACGATACTCCGGCAGCGAATTCCGCGGCCGGATTTTTCGTTTCGGAATATCCGGCCCTCGTGGAGAGAGAACGGAAACGTATTTGCCAACACGTTTGTCGGGAGAGCGCCGTCGAGATTAGGACACTGACGGGCGCTCTCCGCTTTTTTCGTGCGTGGACGAGGTGGAAAATAACTTATCCGCAAAAGTGCCTCTTGATCTATTTGACGGACGTTGCGTGCGAAGATGCCGTTCGCCGACGGCGGATCTGCACGAACTTCGACGAATAGCAGGCGGCGGAGCGAACTTCCGACACGGGACATTGCAGGGATATTTGGCGGAGAAGCATGAATAAAATTCCGCCGCCGCTGTCCGGAAGCGGTCGTTCGGCGTTATCTTTGTCCCGTCGAGTGAAACGATATGGACCAAAACCGTAAGGAGTATCTGATGCAGGCATCTCCGTTCGAGGCGCTTTTCGCGCGGTTGGCGCAGTCCGATTTCCGCAGCCGGTTCCGTCTGGGGTCCGAAGAGGTCGCCTGTATCGAACGCAGGGGAATGGCGGTCATCCGCCGTCATGCCGAAGATTTCGTGCGTCGGCGGCTCGCGCCGGCGTTTATTCCCAACGACGGCAGGCAGACGCCCATGCGGGGGCACCCCGTTTTCATCGCTCAGCATGCCACAGCCTGCTGCTGCCGCGGTTGTCTGGCTAAGTGGCATGCGATCCCTGCCGGTCGGGAGCTGACCGCACGGGAACAGCGATATGTCGTGGAGGTCTTGATGGCATGGATCGAACGGCAGTCGGCGCGGTGAGCGGGGACGTCCGTCGGGATCGGCGAGGGGGCCGTCCGCTGCCGCTTTTTTCGGAGGTTCCGCTTCGGCGGTTGCGAGGGGACGTGCCGAACCTGCGTGCCGGCGAGGCGGGTGCGCAGGCGTTGCGGCGAAAATAAGGGAAAAATAGGGGGGCGAAGAGTGCCGCCGCCGTAAAAGTCCGTGGCGAGGCGTCGGCCGGCAGCGAAAAAAACAGGAGCCGACCTTTCGGCCGGCTCCCTCCTCCATCAAAAATTAACCCTCTCTATCTCTTCTGAAGGATGTCTCGGAGGTAAGCGTCGAGGAAAAACAGGTCCGAGTCTTCCCCTATCACCTCCTTCATTAGCAAATCGTCATCGTCGGCGATGCCGTTCGCGTTTTCTGTGTCCAGTTCTTTCATAGGCTGTCGGTGTTATGAAATTCACATATCATAAACGCGACCATCCCGTGACTTATTGTGCCTCTTCTAACTTAAAATCAGGTTTTTTTCCTTGATCATTTTCCGAAGATTGATCAGCGCGTACCGCATACGCCCCAGCGCCGTGTTGATGCTGACACCGGTCTGTTCGGCGATCTCCTTGAAACTTAGGCCCGAATAGTAGCGCATCATCACCACCTCGCGCTGCTCGTCGGGCAGCAGCTCCACCATGCGGCGGACATCGCTGGCGATCTGCTCGCAGACGATTTCGTCTTCGACGGTGCGTTCCGCCAGCCGCAACGTACCCAATACGTCGTAACCGGCTTCGGCCTCGTTGAGCTGCCGGTTCTGTTTCTGGGCGCGGAAGTGGTCGATCACCTGGTTGTGCGCGATGCGCAGAATCCACGAGAGAAACCGCCCGTTGTCGGTATAGCGGCCCTCGTCGATGACGCGCACGGCTTTGATAAAGGTCTCTTGGAAAATATCGTCTGCGACATCGCCGTCCTTGACCATCATCTGGATATAGTCGCGGACACGACGGCTGTGGCGTTCGATCAATTGGGAAATAGCATTCCGGTCGCCCGAAAGGTAGCAATTAAGCAATTTCTGATCACTTACTACTTGAACGTTCATACTCTTCTCCTTATTTAGCAATTATAAAGAGTAGAATTTTTCGATAGGCAATCCGCTTTTAATAGTTAAATTCTATGTGTCTCTCCCCGTCCGGCATCCGGAAGTCGGTTGTTTTCAACTCTTCGAACCCTTTCGGAGGGGATTCTACGGTGGCAAGATAATCACTTTTTTGCAAATTTCCAAATTTTTTAGCAATTCGCATACTGCAACCGCCTTTCCGACCGTTACGGTGCGTACGCAAGAATCGGGCCGGAGGAAGTCTCGACGTGCATTTTGTCGCGGAGAAATCGAAAAACGGGACATGCGGGCCGGAAAATAGCGCGAGAAGACATACTCACGTTCGATTTTCCGGACGTTCGGAAAACCGAACGCCGAACCTGACAATTTGACGGTCTCTTACTTCGATTCGTTGAGCGGCGGCTGTTTGCGGGGTTCGACATGGATCGAGACGATCGTCCCTTCCCCGTAGGCGTCGCGCAGCCGCCGCTCGATGTCGACGGTGAGCCGGTGCGATTCGGTGACCGTCATCGCGCCGTCGACGCGGATATGCACCTCGACGGCGATGTTCTGCCCGATACGCCGCGTGCGCAGGTTATGCGGCGACGCGACGGCCGGATCGGCCGCGATCAACGACAGGATGTGTTCCTCCTGCTCGCGGGGCAGCGATTTTTCGAGCAGTTCGTCCATCCCCATTTTCATCAGCTGCCACGCCACGCGCAGGATCAGCAGCGCCACGACGATCGCCGCCGCGGGGTCTGCCAGCCGCCAGCCGCCGCCCAGGAAATAGGCGCAGCCGATTCCGACGAGCGTGCCTACCGACGAGAGCGCGTCGCTGCGGTGATGCCATGCGTTGGCCACGACCGAGGGGCTGTTGACCCTTCGGCCGACGCGCGCCGTGTAGCGATAGAGCGCTTCTTTGGCGACGATCGATACGACGGCCGCCCACAGCGCCACGACGCCCGGCTGTGTCGGAAGGAGGCCTCGCGTGAAGTCGCGGATCGCTGTGCCTCCGCTCCACAACAGCTTGATTCCCACGCCTGCAAGCGCTACGCCGATGATGAGCGTGGCCAGCGTTTCGTATTTCCCGTGGCCGTAGTCGTGGTCGTCGTCGCGCGGTTTGGCCGAAACGCGCACGAAGAGCAGCACCACCAGATCGGTGGCGAAGTCCGACACCGAATGGATGGCGTCGGCCACCATGGCCGCGCTGTGTCCCCAGATACCTGCGGCAAGTTTCCCGGCGCTCAGTACCAGATTGACTGCGAAACCGATCCATGTGACGCGGTAGATGGCCTGTTCGCGGCCGAGGGTTCGTTCTGTCATAGCGGGTCGTATGTGAAATTAGAAAAGCGGCGGCGGATTGTTCCCGCCGTCGCTTTGCATTCGATTCGGTCGATTGCGCCGGCCTGTCCGGTCAATAGCTCCGAGCGAAGAGCACGCGCTGGTGCGACGGCTTGCCCGAATAGATGCAGGCGCCC
Coding sequences within it:
- a CDS encoding adenosylcobalamin-dependent ribonucleoside-diphosphate reductase; this encodes MSAKTTPKGLKEVTYNDAVARSKEYFGGDELAATVWVSKYALKDSFGHIYESSPEDMHHRIAAEIERIEKNYPNPLSRDEIFALLDHFRYVIPQGGPMTGIGNNLQIASLSNCFVIGHKKPADSYGGIIRMDEEQVQIMKRRGGVGHDLSHLRPTGSPVLNSALTSTGIVPFMERYSNSTREVAQDGRRGALMLTISIKHPDAERFIDAKVDTSKVTGANVSVKIDDEFMRAAIAGKPYHQQFPIDAEKPMYEQDIDARALWKKIIHNAWKSAEPGVLFWDTILRESIPDCYADEGFNTVSTNPCGEIPLCPYDSCRLLALNLYSYVDKPFTAEASFDFSKFRDHVGKAMRMMDDIIDLELEKVEQIIAKIDADPEEADIRYVESNLWKKVREMALKGRRTGLGITAEGDMIAALGMRYGSDKAVAFAVEVHKTLALAAYGASVEMAEERGAFPLYDAARELDNPMIARIREADPALYERMVKSGRRNIAMLTIAPTGTTSLMSQTTSGIEPVFRPVYKRRRKINPSDHNVKVAFVDDTGERFEEFYVFHHNFVEWARVNGHDTSTLATISDAELEKLVAASPYHKATANDIDWVAKVKMQGAIQKWVDHSISVTVNLPNEVSEELVADVYRTAWECGCKGVTVYRDGCREGVLLDKKQKKKGGDKGAADGSLKRPKSLPADIVRFKNGQEEWIAFVGLMDGRPYEIFTGKLEEDALYIPRKITKGNIIKVREADGKKRYDFQYTDRYGYTNTVGGISRLFDEEFWNYAKLISGVLRHGMPIDNVVSLIESLHLNSETINTWKNGVERALKQYIVDGTKSKEKCPSCGQETLVYQNGCLTCVSCGYSKCG
- a CDS encoding META domain-containing protein — translated: MQTRNRFRPLCLLLLLAAASACCPCRKYQKLYGAPLVGTRWLLIQLDGEEVANSDGRFSLRFEDAKRLSGRGGCNRYSASCDTEAGGHLRVGPIASTRMTCPEAQRERAFFAMLRSAVRYELDAKMLILSDSIGVRAVFQAAEEDQNTKNQKIN
- a CDS encoding RidA family protein, with the translated sequence MQKKVIASPLAPKAVGPYSQAIAAGTTLYVSGQLPIDAATGLMAEGIEAQTQRALENISAILAEAGYALSDVVKTTVLLQDIGDFAAMNGVYATYFTGALPARVCYEVARLPMGARVEIDAVAVKA
- a CDS encoding sulfatase, which gives rise to MKPVRKSLVGLSLLAPAAVLAKDDKPNIVFFLVDDMGWVDSSVAYGEEVYPNNLRFHTPNMDRLAREGVILTSAYACPVSTPTRTSLLTGMNAAHTGITNWTSTMRDTPSDATGGAVAMETGQIEENTGDRLIRPEWNINGMSPAPGVAHTQYATPLPQLLKDAGYFTIHVGKAHWASAGTPGASPYNMGFVVNVSGNVAGMPRSYQSEENYGNTPEKWNMLAVQNMTEYYGTGVHLTEALTREALKTLEYPIRHGEPFFLYMAHYATHTPIQPDKRFIQKYLDAGMDKGQARYASMVEGVDKSLGDLLDYLKEMGVEKNTVVVFMTDNGGNSENKQKGGVLHTQNKPLREGKGSCYEGGVRVPLMFRWPGRVAPNTRVNTPVIVEDLFPTLLEVAGVRNPRVVQAVDGESLVKLVTKGSEIAAKAAARGEIASQAEANRLVIPAEVSGLDPERVLVLHYPHKWKPYDLADIDYLSAVRKGDWKLVYRMQTGELELYDLSTDLGEQRNLAAEHPEKVKELAAELGSRLRGWKAPMPTVRRTGKPVAMPDELTN
- a CDS encoding DUF4186 domain-containing protein, translated to MDQNRKEYLMQASPFEALFARLAQSDFRSRFRLGSEEVACIERRGMAVIRRHAEDFVRRRLAPAFIPNDGRQTPMRGHPVFIAQHATACCCRGCLAKWHAIPAGRELTAREQRYVVEVLMAWIERQSAR
- a CDS encoding RNA polymerase sigma factor, coding for MNVQVVSDQKLLNCYLSGDRNAISQLIERHSRRVRDYIQMMVKDGDVADDIFQETFIKAVRVIDEGRYTDNGRFLSWILRIAHNQVIDHFRAQKQNRQLNEAEAGYDVLGTLRLAERTVEDEIVCEQIASDVRRMVELLPDEQREVVMMRYYSGLSFKEIAEQTGVSINTALGRMRYALINLRKMIKEKNLILS
- a CDS encoding cation diffusion facilitator family transporter, giving the protein MTERTLGREQAIYRVTWIGFAVNLVLSAGKLAAGIWGHSAAMVADAIHSVSDFATDLVVLLFVRVSAKPRDDDHDYGHGKYETLATLIIGVALAGVGIKLLWSGGTAIRDFTRGLLPTQPGVVALWAAVVSIVAKEALYRYTARVGRRVNSPSVVANAWHHRSDALSSVGTLVGIGCAYFLGGGWRLADPAAAIVVALLILRVAWQLMKMGMDELLEKSLPREQEEHILSLIAADPAVASPHNLRTRRIGQNIAVEVHIRVDGAMTVTESHRLTVDIERRLRDAYGEGTIVSIHVEPRKQPPLNESK